From Planococcus halocryophilus, the proteins below share one genomic window:
- a CDS encoding winged helix-turn-helix transcriptional regulator — protein sequence MAVKNNYVCSLGLTIDLIGGKWKLMILWYLIEDSKRFGELKKSIPNISQKVLTEQLKELESSQIISRKVYATVPVKYAMTAYGESLIPLIHDLCDWTKQYASENDIEISGD from the coding sequence ATGGCAGTTAAAAACAACTATGTTTGCTCGTTAGGACTGACGATTGATTTGATCGGTGGAAAGTGGAAGCTGATGATCCTTTGGTATTTGATTGAGGACAGTAAACGGTTTGGTGAGCTTAAAAAAAGCATACCGAACATCAGTCAAAAAGTGCTTACTGAGCAACTCAAAGAGTTAGAGAGTAGCCAAATTATATCTAGAAAAGTATATGCAACAGTTCCGGTTAAGTATGCTATGACAGCGTACGGAGAAAGCTTAATCCCGTTGATACATGACTTATGTGATTGGACAAAGCAGTATGCGAGTGAAAATGATATTGAAATAAGTGGAGACTAA
- a CDS encoding lactoylglutathione lyase family protein: MAYPRAFSHIGLSVTDLDKAVTFYKEVMGWYVIMEPSEVKEENDTPIGQMCIDVFGAGWGTFRIAHMSTSDGTGIEIFEFPNSKKPENNFEYWKSGVFHFCVQDPDVEGLVNKIVEHGGKQRMPIREYYPNEKPYRMCYVEDPFGIIFEVYSHSYEITYSSGAY; encoded by the coding sequence ATGGCATACCCAAGAGCATTTTCACACATCGGTTTATCCGTTACAGATTTAGATAAAGCCGTCACTTTTTATAAAGAAGTGATGGGTTGGTACGTTATTATGGAACCATCTGAGGTAAAAGAAGAAAATGATACGCCTATCGGACAAATGTGTATCGACGTTTTCGGCGCTGGTTGGGGAACTTTCCGGATTGCGCACATGTCGACATCTGATGGCACAGGTATTGAAATCTTCGAGTTTCCTAACAGCAAAAAACCGGAAAATAATTTTGAGTATTGGAAATCAGGCGTGTTCCATTTCTGCGTCCAGGATCCAGACGTAGAAGGATTGGTTAACAAAATAGTAGAACACGGTGGTAAGCAAAGAATGCCCATTAGAGAGTATTATCCAAACGAAAAGCCTTATAGAATGTGCTATGTAGAAGATCCATTTGGCATTATCTTTGAAGTATATAGCCATAGTTATGAAATTACGTACTCTTCAGGAGCCTATTAA
- a CDS encoding GGDEF domain-containing protein — protein MKLKLERENRIVSMLIDGFAGGLLGYLLMFFSIQVTTETMVDLRFLPVMLLIIFIGVPQAVISAILIILTRFIFGFTTSAIAAMILMTILILGFVVIHKLCKSADFKKNAYKQSFFMIIFSNIVFSIVISYLVKDVTVLKSLIFSYWLVSTIGGLTSVVFVGYIRKTQYLLMKYEKDSTTDFLTGLNNVRQFDSVWNMLISNAAEKGERLSLLMIDIDHFKHVNDTYGHPIGDKILIELGEVLKNSTRSFDVVSRNGGEEFSVILPDCPHQHAIETAERIRTAVEQHKFQISPKEKIHITVSIGAATYPETVSDTVQIVDVADDCLYTAKRTGRNRICPSYIGN, from the coding sequence ATGAAGCTTAAATTAGAGCGGGAAAATCGCATCGTCTCAATGTTAATAGACGGTTTTGCAGGAGGGTTATTAGGCTATTTGTTAATGTTTTTTTCCATCCAAGTAACAACAGAAACAATGGTTGACTTGCGATTTTTACCTGTTATGTTGTTGATTATCTTTATAGGAGTGCCTCAAGCTGTTATTAGTGCAATTTTAATTATTTTAACTAGGTTTATATTTGGATTTACAACATCTGCGATTGCAGCCATGATTTTAATGACCATTTTAATTTTAGGTTTCGTCGTCATTCATAAATTATGTAAAAGTGCTGATTTTAAGAAGAATGCATACAAACAAAGCTTTTTCATGATTATTTTTTCGAATATTGTATTTAGTATTGTCATTTCATATTTAGTGAAAGACGTTACGGTTTTAAAAAGCTTAATCTTTTCATACTGGCTGGTTTCGACAATAGGTGGACTGACCTCTGTTGTATTTGTCGGATACATACGGAAAACACAATATTTATTGATGAAATATGAAAAAGACTCTACTACTGACTTTCTTACCGGTTTAAATAATGTGCGTCAATTCGATAGCGTTTGGAATATGCTCATTAGTAATGCTGCTGAGAAAGGCGAGAGATTGTCTTTGTTGATGATTGATATTGATCATTTTAAACATGTTAACGATACGTACGGTCATCCGATTGGTGATAAAATTTTGATTGAGCTGGGGGAAGTGTTGAAAAACAGTACTCGCTCATTTGATGTGGTTTCTAGAAATGGGGGAGAGGAATTTTCCGTCATCCTGCCAGATTGTCCACATCAACATGCAATAGAAACAGCAGAGCGTATAAGAACAGCAGTAGAGCAACATAAGTTTCAAATTTCACCGAAAGAAAAAATCCATATAACGGTTTCCATTGGAGCGGCAACATATCCAGAAACGGTTAGCGACACAGTGCAAATCGTGGATGTTGCCGACGACTGTTTATATACGGCAAAACGAACAGGAAGAAATCGAATTTGTCCAAGTTATATTGGAAACTAA
- a CDS encoding NADP-dependent oxidoreductase, producing the protein MKAIVIDQYGEKNVLTEREVEKPSIQEDQVLVEIHATSINPIDWKVRAGYLKDMLPFEFPIILGWDAAGIIVEKGSNVTNFEIGERVFTRPATTNQGTYAEYVPVDENLLAKMPASMSFEEAAAIPLAGLTAWQCLVDFAGVKKDDKVLIHAGAGGVGNFAIQIAKSLGAYVTTTASEKNEEFVKSLGADRVINYKTEDFSEMLEDYDFVLDSMGGEVQSNSYKVLKPKGKLVSIAQPPNEEEAKQYDVEAAFLWLDPKGEQLQKLADMYDAGELKAIVGETFAFTEESLQEAHALSETHHARGKIVITLK; encoded by the coding sequence ATGAAAGCAATTGTTATTGATCAATATGGAGAAAAAAACGTATTAACAGAAAGAGAAGTCGAAAAACCATCTATTCAAGAAGACCAAGTACTTGTTGAAATTCACGCAACATCTATTAATCCAATCGATTGGAAAGTACGTGCCGGATACCTTAAAGACATGCTGCCATTTGAATTTCCAATCATCCTTGGATGGGATGCAGCAGGAATCATTGTAGAAAAAGGAAGCAATGTAACAAACTTTGAAATTGGAGAGCGCGTCTTTACTAGACCCGCAACGACAAACCAAGGAACATATGCGGAATACGTGCCAGTAGATGAGAATTTGCTTGCTAAAATGCCAGCTTCAATGAGCTTCGAAGAAGCTGCTGCGATACCACTCGCTGGACTAACTGCTTGGCAATGTTTAGTTGACTTTGCAGGCGTGAAAAAAGACGATAAAGTTCTTATTCATGCTGGAGCAGGTGGCGTGGGTAACTTTGCGATTCAAATCGCTAAATCTTTAGGTGCTTATGTGACAACAACAGCCAGTGAAAAAAATGAAGAGTTTGTAAAATCACTAGGTGCAGACCGCGTAATTAATTACAAAACAGAAGATTTCAGTGAAATGCTTGAGGATTATGACTTTGTCTTAGATTCAATGGGTGGAGAAGTACAATCTAACAGCTACAAAGTATTAAAACCAAAAGGTAAACTCGTTTCAATTGCACAACCACCAAACGAAGAAGAAGCAAAACAATATGACGTTGAAGCAGCTTTCTTATGGCTAGACCCTAAGGGTGAGCAACTGCAAAAGCTAGCAGACATGTATGATGCTGGAGAACTAAAAGCAATCGTTGGAGAAACTTTTGCGTTTACTGAAGAATCTCTGCAAGAGGCACACGCGTTGAGCGAAACACACCATGCTCGTGGAAAAATTGTTATTACGTTAAAATAA
- the katG gene encoding catalase/peroxidase HPI — MENNEEKRHTAAGEGQCPVTGGHKDSAITTSNKPGKTQNKDWWPNMLNVNILHQHDTKTNPLGEEFDYKKEFEKLDFDALKQDLHKLMTDSQDWWPADYGHYGGLFIRMSWHAAGTYRTADGRGGGSTGNQRFAPLNSWPDNVNLDKARRLLWPIKQKYGNKISWADLLVLTGNVALESMGFKTFGFGAGREDIWAPEEDVYWGNEKEWLEDNRYSGERDLENPLAAVQMGLIYVNPEGPNGKPDPVASAVDIRETFARMGMNDEETVALIAGGHTFGKSHGAGDPAEVGDDPEAAVLENQGLGWKSSYGSGKGRDTISSGIEGAWTANPTQWDNGYYEQLFGYEWELTKSPAGAYQWTAIDLSEEQMAPDAEDASIKVKTMMTTADMALRMDPVYEKISRRYYENMDEFADVFARAWFKLLHRDMGPKERYLGPEVPEEELIWQDPVPAASSTLTTDEIDELKAKILESGLTSQQMIKTAWASASTYRDSDKRGGANGARIRFAPQRNWAVNEPEELEKVLATYENIKTSTGNKVSMADLIVLGGNVAVEQAVKAAGFDLAVPFTQGRGDALEEQTDAESFDVLEPISDGFRNYQKKEYSISPEEMLVDKAQLLGLTAPEMTALLGGMRALDANYQGATEGILTDNAGALTNDFFAALLDMNIEWTPAEFNKYEGKNRATGEAIGTATRFDLVFSSNSILRAIVEVYAQDDNKEKFARDFIKAWNKVMNADRFDLKN, encoded by the coding sequence ATGGAAAACAATGAAGAAAAGCGCCACACAGCGGCAGGCGAAGGCCAATGCCCAGTAACAGGTGGTCATAAAGATAGTGCAATTACAACTTCAAACAAGCCAGGAAAAACGCAAAACAAAGACTGGTGGCCAAATATGCTGAATGTGAATATCCTTCACCAGCACGATACAAAAACGAATCCTCTAGGAGAAGAGTTTGATTACAAAAAAGAATTTGAGAAATTGGATTTTGATGCATTAAAACAAGACTTGCATAAGTTAATGACAGATAGCCAAGATTGGTGGCCAGCAGATTATGGTCATTATGGCGGTTTGTTCATCCGTATGTCATGGCATGCTGCAGGTACTTACCGTACGGCAGACGGTCGCGGAGGCGGCTCTACCGGGAATCAGCGTTTCGCGCCGCTTAACAGCTGGCCAGATAACGTAAACTTAGATAAAGCTCGTCGACTGCTATGGCCGATCAAGCAAAAATACGGCAACAAAATTTCGTGGGCTGACTTGTTGGTGTTAACAGGAAACGTAGCACTTGAGTCGATGGGCTTTAAAACATTTGGATTTGGAGCAGGACGCGAAGACATTTGGGCACCAGAAGAAGACGTTTATTGGGGCAATGAAAAAGAATGGTTAGAAGATAACCGTTATTCGGGTGAACGTGATTTGGAAAACCCACTTGCTGCAGTTCAAATGGGCCTTATTTACGTAAATCCAGAAGGACCAAACGGTAAGCCAGACCCTGTTGCAAGTGCTGTCGATATTCGTGAGACGTTTGCACGCATGGGGATGAACGATGAAGAAACAGTTGCATTAATTGCAGGTGGACATACTTTCGGTAAATCACACGGCGCTGGGGATCCTGCTGAAGTAGGAGACGATCCAGAAGCAGCTGTGCTAGAAAACCAAGGTCTTGGCTGGAAGAGCTCGTACGGTTCAGGAAAAGGCCGTGATACGATTTCAAGTGGTATTGAAGGAGCTTGGACTGCCAACCCGACACAATGGGATAACGGCTACTACGAGCAATTGTTCGGATACGAATGGGAATTGACTAAATCTCCTGCTGGCGCTTATCAATGGACAGCAATAGATTTGTCTGAAGAGCAAATGGCACCTGATGCAGAAGATGCTTCAATCAAAGTGAAAACGATGATGACAACAGCAGATATGGCACTTCGCATGGACCCTGTTTACGAAAAAATTTCTCGTCGTTACTATGAAAATATGGATGAATTTGCCGATGTATTTGCACGTGCATGGTTCAAACTTCTTCATCGCGATATGGGACCAAAAGAACGTTACTTAGGACCAGAAGTGCCAGAAGAAGAATTGATTTGGCAAGATCCAGTTCCAGCAGCATCAAGCACGTTAACAACTGACGAAATCGATGAGCTAAAAGCGAAGATTTTGGAAAGTGGCTTAACTTCACAACAAATGATTAAAACAGCATGGGCTTCTGCGAGCACTTACCGTGATTCAGATAAACGTGGTGGGGCAAACGGAGCGCGCATTCGCTTCGCACCTCAACGCAACTGGGCAGTTAACGAACCAGAAGAGTTAGAAAAAGTATTAGCGACTTACGAAAACATTAAAACAAGCACTGGAAACAAAGTATCAATGGCTGACTTAATCGTGCTTGGAGGAAATGTTGCAGTAGAACAAGCTGTCAAAGCAGCTGGCTTCGACTTAGCTGTTCCGTTTACTCAAGGTCGTGGAGATGCACTCGAAGAACAAACAGATGCGGAAAGCTTTGATGTGTTAGAGCCGATTTCAGATGGCTTCAGAAATTACCAGAAAAAAGAATACTCAATTAGCCCAGAAGAAATGCTAGTTGATAAAGCGCAATTACTGGGCTTAACTGCTCCAGAAATGACAGCTTTACTTGGCGGAATGCGCGCACTAGATGCAAATTACCAAGGCGCAACAGAAGGAATTCTTACTGATAATGCAGGTGCATTAACAAATGACTTCTTTGCTGCGTTACTGGATATGAACATCGAGTGGACACCAGCAGAGTTCAATAAATACGAAGGTAAAAACCGTGCAACTGGAGAAGCGATTGGTACAGCTACACGCTTTGACTTAGTATTTAGCTCGAACTCGATTCTTCGTGCAATTGTTGAAGTATATGCACAAGATGACAATAAAGAAAAATTCGCTCGTGACTTCATCAAAGCTTGGAACAAAGTGATGAATGCCGATCGTTTCGATCTGAAAAACTAA
- a CDS encoding EAL domain-containing protein yields the protein MDYFLLNDYMLSIVVASIAALIGVSIIMKIDYIDKNKNKVRITSFVAGLVICFAYLNTYFIGAMTPIKLLLIVSIILFCSFAVYSAISTICYKEVTFQRLLIGSIIFALCISLVNYIDLRKIMIENNLDMNLLLFISANILLLGNAIATFRFIRQLRKIEKIHIKWIVYGSVAIGLAFASIRYTLFSSITLFSNFDLFNNHDVEIYDWLYFNNTLLPLTINIFGLVFLELFSSFISELYSEKQKELIYKNKNQYEALFENQAIAIFSVDDKGEINKVNEATKEMTGFHPEELKEYSSFSELIDEHQRIEFLSFLKIAFNGDSQMFETKLLTKLKKYIDVQITLVPNFLDEELTHINVFVKDITEIAEAREKIHHMAYHDSLTLLPNRRFFVEELNRRITFSTAFSQMAVCFLDLDRFKLVNDILGHQIGDQLLQVLADRFRSLVDKDVVISRLGGDEFTFLFQDISDHEDFQKQLEDILLQIQTPFLLGNQNQEFYITGSIGIALYPEDSRVGEDLMKFADAAMYSAKEKGKNMYEFYHNYLKEKNPKQLSLEADVRKAVKEKQFEIFYQPQIGYANGKMFGVEALLRWNHPKEGLIKPEDFIAIVEDSELIIELGEWVLSESSKQVKSWQEQGCENLYLSVNVSIKQFFHHNFIGKIKEIFEETGYNLERLDLEITESLAIKDVEYAKDIFDKLRHLGISISMDDFGTGYSSLNHLKNFSIDRLKIDGSLVRDIEHDEKARTIIDTIIVMARNLKLLSLAEQVETVEQEAYLKSIGCNEVQGYLYSEPLTGDDMGEFLANNYNASLLNRVDVS from the coding sequence ATGGATTATTTTTTGCTTAATGATTACATGCTGTCAATTGTAGTAGCCAGTATAGCTGCTTTAATAGGCGTTAGTATTATCATGAAAATTGATTACATTGATAAAAACAAAAATAAAGTGCGCATCACTTCTTTTGTTGCAGGGCTTGTCATCTGTTTTGCTTATCTCAATACGTATTTCATAGGTGCTATGACACCGATTAAATTATTGTTAATTGTATCGATTATTCTTTTTTGTTCTTTTGCTGTTTATTCAGCGATTAGTACAATTTGTTATAAAGAAGTTACATTTCAACGGTTGTTAATCGGCTCTATCATTTTTGCTCTTTGTATTAGTTTAGTCAATTACATTGATCTTAGAAAAATAATGATTGAAAATAATTTAGACATGAATTTGCTATTATTCATCAGTGCGAACATTTTATTGTTAGGGAATGCGATAGCCACTTTTCGATTTATTCGGCAGTTACGTAAAATAGAGAAAATACATATTAAATGGATTGTTTATGGAAGTGTGGCAATTGGACTTGCGTTTGCAAGTATTCGGTACACCTTGTTTTCAAGTATTACGTTATTTTCCAACTTTGATTTATTTAATAATCATGATGTTGAAATCTATGACTGGCTTTACTTTAATAACACCTTATTACCATTGACGATTAATATATTTGGTTTAGTGTTTCTAGAGTTATTTTCAAGTTTTATTTCCGAACTGTATAGCGAAAAACAAAAAGAGCTTATTTATAAAAATAAGAATCAATATGAAGCACTCTTTGAAAACCAAGCAATTGCTATATTTTCAGTAGATGATAAAGGCGAAATCAATAAAGTGAACGAAGCTACAAAAGAAATGACCGGTTTCCATCCGGAGGAACTAAAAGAATACTCTTCGTTTAGTGAACTAATTGATGAACATCAACGAATTGAATTCTTAAGTTTTTTGAAAATCGCTTTTAATGGTGATTCCCAAATGTTTGAAACTAAGTTACTTACTAAGTTGAAAAAATATATTGATGTGCAAATTACGTTAGTCCCAAACTTTTTAGATGAAGAACTGACACATATAAATGTTTTTGTAAAAGATATAACTGAAATCGCTGAAGCAAGAGAAAAGATTCACCATATGGCATATCATGATTCCCTCACACTTTTACCAAATAGACGATTTTTTGTAGAAGAGTTAAACCGTAGAATTACTTTTTCAACGGCTTTCTCACAAATGGCTGTCTGCTTTTTGGATTTGGATCGCTTTAAATTAGTGAATGATATTTTAGGGCATCAAATAGGCGACCAATTGCTTCAAGTGTTAGCCGATCGCTTCCGGTCTTTAGTGGACAAAGACGTAGTCATTTCAAGATTAGGTGGAGATGAATTCACTTTTCTCTTTCAGGATATCTCAGACCATGAAGATTTTCAAAAGCAATTAGAGGATATTTTGCTTCAAATACAAACGCCTTTCCTGCTAGGAAATCAAAATCAAGAGTTTTATATAACAGGGAGCATTGGGATTGCTTTGTATCCTGAAGATAGCCGAGTCGGAGAAGACTTAATGAAGTTCGCAGATGCGGCTATGTATAGCGCTAAAGAAAAAGGGAAAAATATGTATGAGTTTTATCATAATTATTTAAAAGAAAAAAACCCTAAACAGCTATCTCTAGAGGCAGACGTAAGAAAAGCAGTTAAAGAAAAGCAATTCGAGATTTTTTATCAACCACAAATAGGCTATGCAAATGGAAAAATGTTTGGTGTAGAAGCTTTACTGAGATGGAATCATCCGAAAGAAGGTTTAATAAAGCCAGAAGATTTTATTGCGATAGTCGAAGACAGTGAGTTAATCATTGAACTAGGCGAATGGGTGTTAAGCGAATCTAGTAAGCAAGTGAAAAGTTGGCAAGAACAAGGGTGCGAAAATTTGTATTTGAGTGTCAATGTCTCGATTAAACAATTCTTCCATCACAATTTTATTGGGAAGATTAAAGAGATTTTCGAAGAGACCGGATACAATCTTGAGCGGCTTGACTTGGAAATAACAGAAAGCTTGGCGATCAAAGACGTAGAATATGCAAAAGATATTTTTGATAAGTTAAGACATCTTGGTATTTCGATTAGTATGGATGATTTTGGTACAGGTTATAGCTCTTTGAACCATTTGAAAAATTTTTCCATCGATCGTTTGAAGATTGATGGTTCACTTGTACGAGATATAGAACATGACGAAAAAGCAAGAACCATCATCGATACCATTATCGTCATGGCGAGAAACTTAAAGTTACTGTCACTTGCAGAGCAAGTCGAAACGGTAGAGCAAGAAGCATATTTAAAGTCAATTGGTTGTAACGAAGTACAAGGCTATTTATATTCTGAGCCTTTAACTGGAGATGACATGGGTGAGTTTTTAGCGAATAATTACAATGCTAGTTTATTAAACAGAGTGGACGTTAGTTAA
- a CDS encoding GH1 family beta-glucosidase: protein MAIMEFPKDMKWGAATAAYQIEGAAFKDGKGLSIWDTFSHTPGKVLNGDNGDVAIDSYHRYEEDIQLMKELGIDTYRFSVSWPRIFPDGSGEINQKGLEFYHNFVDALLANGIEPMCTLYHWDLPQTLQDTGGWGNRETVDAFADYAELMFKEFNGKIKNWITINEPWCVSFLSNFIGIHAPGKQDLQLATTISHHLLLAHGKAVTRFRESAIEGGIGYAPNVEWLEPFSNKQEDIDACNRGMGFLMEWFFDPVFKGSYPKFMIDWFEKKGVTLQIEEGDMEIINQPIDFLGINYYTGSVGRYKKDEDLFDLERIDIGFEKTDFDWFIYPEGFYRVLTKIKDQYGAVPIYITENGACYNDEVENGRVRDQRRIEYLKQHLTALKRSIDYGVNIKGYLTWSLLDNFEWAEGYDKRFGIIHVDFNTLERTKKDSYYWYKQTISNGWFDMFY from the coding sequence ATGGCAATTATGGAATTTCCAAAAGACATGAAATGGGGAGCTGCAACAGCTGCTTATCAAATAGAAGGTGCTGCTTTTAAAGATGGGAAAGGTCTATCGATTTGGGATACATTTTCACACACACCAGGTAAAGTATTAAATGGAGACAATGGGGATGTGGCAATTGATAGTTATCATCGTTACGAAGAAGATATTCAGTTGATGAAAGAATTGGGCATTGATACGTATCGATTTTCTGTTTCATGGCCACGTATTTTCCCTGATGGTTCTGGTGAAATAAACCAAAAGGGATTAGAGTTTTACCATAACTTTGTTGATGCCTTACTAGCAAATGGTATAGAGCCTATGTGTACGCTTTATCACTGGGATTTGCCACAAACTTTACAAGATACTGGCGGCTGGGGCAACCGAGAAACAGTAGATGCCTTTGCTGACTATGCTGAACTGATGTTCAAAGAGTTTAATGGCAAGATTAAAAATTGGATAACGATAAACGAACCTTGGTGTGTGTCTTTCTTATCTAACTTTATTGGCATACATGCACCTGGTAAGCAAGATCTTCAACTGGCAACCACTATTTCTCATCATTTATTGCTAGCGCATGGAAAGGCAGTTACTCGATTTAGAGAATCAGCGATTGAAGGCGGTATTGGCTATGCACCTAACGTTGAGTGGCTTGAACCTTTTAGCAACAAGCAAGAAGATATTGATGCTTGTAACAGAGGTATGGGATTCTTAATGGAATGGTTTTTTGACCCAGTATTTAAAGGAAGTTACCCGAAGTTTATGATTGATTGGTTCGAGAAAAAAGGTGTCACGCTTCAAATTGAAGAAGGCGACATGGAAATTATCAACCAACCTATTGATTTCTTAGGGATCAATTATTATACAGGCAGTGTAGGAAGATATAAAAAAGATGAAGATTTGTTTGATTTAGAAAGAATTGATATCGGATTTGAGAAAACAGATTTTGATTGGTTTATATACCCTGAAGGTTTCTATCGTGTGTTAACCAAAATAAAAGATCAATATGGTGCTGTTCCGATTTACATAACAGAAAATGGCGCTTGCTATAATGACGAAGTGGAAAATGGAAGAGTACGAGATCAAAGAAGAATTGAGTACTTAAAGCAGCATTTAACTGCTTTAAAGAGAAGTATCGATTATGGCGTGAATATTAAAGGGTATTTAACTTGGTCACTTCTAGATAACTTCGAATGGGCTGAAGGTTATGATAAACGTTTTGGCATCATTCACGTTGATTTCAACACATTAGAAAGAACGAAAAAAGATAGTTACTACTGGTATAAACAAACGATAAGTAATGGCTGGTTTGATATGTTCTACTAA
- a CDS encoding LacI family DNA-binding transcriptional regulator: protein MSLKIKDIAKMAGVSPATVSKAINNYHGVNEATKKKVLDIIKQTGYQPNFSAKSLATKKSNLIGLIYAGKVNVEFTHPFFTEVVTAFKKNIGQLGFDILMFSNENFSQDNGSYLARCKHFHVDGCIIITGEEIEDSIYELVNSEIPCIGIDLVLDGPHSSYVMTDNITLASKVVQHLYLSSVRNIGFIGGQQDSEVTKLRGQGYLQAMNQFGLEVREEWVEYGDYYEDSGYTAMKKILQAPKRPEAVFAASDMMAFGALMAIKEAGLKVPEDIRLVGCDDIDACRYSAPTLSTVKQDKERLGKLAAYMLNDLINGKAELQPVFIDSELIVRESCGSLINKNKITS, encoded by the coding sequence ATGAGTTTAAAAATAAAAGATATCGCAAAAATGGCTGGTGTATCACCGGCTACTGTATCCAAAGCAATAAACAACTATCATGGCGTTAACGAGGCCACGAAGAAAAAAGTATTGGATATTATAAAGCAAACAGGATATCAGCCGAATTTTTCAGCTAAATCGCTCGCAACAAAAAAATCCAATTTGATTGGCTTGATTTACGCTGGAAAAGTAAATGTTGAATTTACACATCCTTTTTTTACAGAAGTTGTTACTGCATTTAAAAAGAACATTGGCCAATTAGGCTTTGACATACTGATGTTTTCAAATGAAAATTTCTCTCAAGATAATGGCAGTTACTTGGCCCGCTGTAAACATTTCCATGTAGATGGTTGCATTATTATTACAGGAGAAGAAATTGAAGACTCGATTTATGAGTTGGTTAATAGCGAAATTCCCTGCATAGGAATTGACCTAGTGTTAGATGGTCCGCATTCAAGTTATGTGATGACGGACAACATTACGTTAGCTAGTAAAGTTGTTCAACACCTCTACTTAAGTTCTGTAAGAAATATTGGTTTTATAGGTGGACAACAGGACTCTGAAGTAACCAAATTAAGAGGACAAGGCTATTTACAGGCGATGAATCAATTTGGTCTTGAAGTAAGAGAAGAGTGGGTTGAATACGGCGATTATTATGAGGATAGTGGATACACCGCTATGAAAAAAATCTTGCAAGCACCCAAGCGTCCGGAAGCAGTTTTCGCGGCGTCCGATATGATGGCATTCGGCGCATTAATGGCGATCAAGGAAGCTGGACTAAAGGTGCCTGAAGATATTCGCCTTGTGGGGTGTGATGATATTGATGCTTGTCGCTATAGCGCCCCTACTCTCTCAACGGTTAAACAAGACAAAGAAAGATTAGGCAAACTCGCTGCCTATATGCTAAATGACTTGATCAATGGCAAAGCAGAATTACAGCCAGTCTTTATTGATTCAGAGCTAATTGTAAGAGAATCTTGTGGCAGTTTGATCAATAAAAACAAAATTACAAGCTAA
- a CDS encoding carbohydrate ABC transporter permease, with protein MNTAAKKRKPSMGKVFVYLFLTLASALSLFPFYWMFVMATQTSSAYNSIPPTITPGNLLVENFQKVLLQIDFFGALWTSFLLCTIVTLVVLFISSLAGFAFAKFHFPAKNFLFITILLTMIIPPQLGLIPQYFLIAKAGLLDTLSGVMILFFLNPLGIFLMRQYVSDSVPDELIEAAKLDGCSNFKIYRSIVLPIILPAFATLGIIVFTAVWGEFLWQFTILRDPENYTIQVALASLSNTFNVDFGMILSGVFWATVPLIIIFLLFNRLFISSIAEGSVK; from the coding sequence ATGAATACAGCAGCTAAAAAAAGAAAACCATCTATGGGTAAAGTGTTTGTTTATTTATTTTTGACTCTTGCTTCTGCCCTTTCTCTTTTCCCGTTTTATTGGATGTTTGTTATGGCAACTCAAACAAGTTCGGCGTATAACTCAATTCCACCTACGATTACACCCGGAAACTTGCTAGTCGAAAACTTTCAAAAAGTTCTTCTTCAAATTGATTTTTTCGGGGCATTATGGACATCGTTCTTGCTATGTACGATTGTCACCCTCGTCGTGTTATTTATCAGTTCACTCGCAGGATTTGCTTTTGCGAAATTTCATTTCCCAGCTAAAAACTTTCTCTTTATTACGATCTTGTTGACCATGATTATTCCACCTCAACTTGGATTGATCCCACAATATTTTCTAATTGCGAAAGCGGGATTACTTGATACCTTGTCAGGTGTTATGATTTTGTTCTTTTTGAATCCATTAGGAATTTTTCTGATGAGACAATATGTAAGTGATTCTGTACCTGATGAGTTGATAGAAGCCGCAAAATTAGATGGCTGCTCGAATTTTAAAATCTACAGAAGTATCGTTCTGCCAATCATATTGCCAGCCTTTGCAACGCTTGGGATTATTGTTTTTACAGCTGTATGGGGCGAGTTCTTATGGCAGTTTACAATTTTAAGAGATCCAGAAAATTATACAATCCAAGTAGCGTTAGCTTCTTTGAGCAATACGTTTAATGTTGACTTTGGAATGATCTTATCTGGCGTATTTTGGGCAACTGTACCATTAATCATTATCTTCTTATTGTTTAACCGTTTGTTTATCTCGAGTATTGCAGAAGGTTCAGTTAAATAA